A single region of the Lates calcarifer isolate ASB-BC8 linkage group LG16_LG22, TLL_Latcal_v3, whole genome shotgun sequence genome encodes:
- the cdh23 gene encoding cadherin-23 isoform X2: MAFLFYSLLLSLGVQKVSITILDENDNSPEFDITSDTAVDIPENTPMGRKVAVVLGRDRDAGLNGLVNFTLVAGNMEDVFKIKTVNHTYGEVYVNAPLDRESVDRYLLKVRASDNGSPPRHTDHSLTINILDVNDNSPVIESQRGYNVSISENVGGGTSVLRVMATDRDIGPNAMLFYYITAGNQDLTFRMDRVTGEMVTRPAPPDRERQQEYRLTVTVEDDGTPPLSTSTTIYVHIVDENDNAPEFPEEEYVTVLSEGPDTVGATIATVTAIDPDEGLNGTLRYAIAHGNLIQTFHINSITGRITAVKELDYEISNGHYALVVTATDQCPKPALRLTSSTTVLVNVLDVNDVTPTFPRAYEGPFEVTEGQPGPRVWTLKASDEDSGLNGKVEYSITGGDHQNEFMVSPVEGELRVRKDVELDRETTAFYNITVTARDLGTPSRNSSVVVGVRVLDINDNDPVLLNLPYNTSVSEGASIHTSVARVRANDADSGRNALLTYNITAGNQDGAFYINDTTGVVQVNRPLDRERVAEYRLTITVKDNPENPRIARRDSDLLVITILDENDNRPIFTRTSYRAEITENSAAGSTVTVLNGPVLAEDKDIGPNAVVKYRLLGSRVDLFTVDADTGVILVRQGARLDREAFQEPRVELFLVGEDVGGLNSSVPLTVTILDQNDNPPVFSPSSFSVRLPENSPTGVVVTQLSATDADSGSNGWLMYRLESGAQDRFVVDPLSGAVLVGNTTLDREERGSYRLVVVATDRGTPPLSGTATLTVILDDVNDSRPRFIDPITMISVNESTPPGVVVATLTAEDPDLHPRLEYYIISVEAKDDGNNPVDGLQESFGIDLHTGAVFVRNPLNRELVATFEIIVSVHDNASEVIDKSGSVPNARLTINVLDVNDNAPRFRPFGVSNFTEKILEGAQPGTTLLSVSAVDPDKGPNGQVIYQLLHLPRGEYVRLEDPSIGKIVANKTVDFEQVQWLNFTIRAQDHGSPPRIAELPVYLRIVDVNDNNPVFLQPSYQEPVFENVNLGTTIVRVSATDADSGLFAVIEYSLVDGEGKFGIKPSTGEIYILSPLDRETKDHYTLTAIARDNPGGSPSNRRENSVQVLVTVLDINDYRPRFTERVFNTSVFENEPSGTSVITVKAIDLDEGENGAVLYSMLGPHSDAFSLDPNTGLVRSRRLLQSSERFNLTVVATDQGRPPLWGTADLIITVIDVNDNRPVFVRPANGTIIHISEEQPPGLPVYEVHATDSDEGVNGEVRYAFLQTGAGNRDWENFHIDPISGVITTTVKLDREKQALHSLIIVARDMGQPVPYETTQPLQVALLDIDDNEPVFLKPPRGSLPYQKLTVPEHSPPGTVVGNITRAVDADEGANAIVYYFIAGGNSDGNFGLSLDGELKLNKDLDREEIPVYSIIIKASSNRSWTPPRGQRAARAKALDPARDPSLLEVRIELEDINDQKPRFTKAEYTAGVAANAKVGSELIKVVAIDNDIGNNSVVQYHIVTIRYFQSQSNGSEDVGSIFTIGLADGMIRTYDLFTAYNPGYFQLEILACDFAGHSTTTNVNIYILRDDQRVKIVFNEIPDLVRENQEDFLNLLSNITGAIVNLDDIQFHVDKKGRVNYAQTDMLIHVVNNQTNTIQDVERVIQMIDENKEQLRNLFRKYNVVDVQPAVGDKLPDDISTLQLVIIILAVLLCLAGILFVTMNWHYRRLHQRKLKAIVAGSTGNQGLMDILDMPNTNKYSFEGANPVWLDPFCRNLELAAQADHEDDLPENLSEITDLWNSPARTHGTFGREPQAKPEDDRYLRAAIQEYDNIAKLGQIMREGPIKLIQSDLDDDEDEHLGMGGGRGTLRFKHKLPVELKGPEGVHVVHGSTGTLLTSDLNSLPEDDQRALARSLEALNADGGLYCERNARTESAKSTPMHRHKDGDTLSESPLEITEL; encoded by the exons ATGGCATTCCTCTTTTATTCATTGCTTCTCTCATTGGGAGTACAGAAG GTTTCAATCACCATTCTGGATGAGAATGACAACAGTCCAGAGTTTGACATCACATCTGATACTGCAGTGGACATCCCAGAAAACACACCCATGGGGAGAAAAGTGGCAGTAGTGCTCGGACGGGACAGGGATGCTGGACTGAATGGACTG GTCAATTTCACTTTGGTGGCAGGCAACATGGAGGATGTGTTCAAGATCAAGACAGTGAACCACACCTACGGGGAGGTTTATGTCAATGCTCCTCTGGACAGAGAGTCAGTAGACCGCTACCTACTGAAG GTGCGTGCCAGCGACAACGGCTCACCTCCCAGACACACAGACCACTCCCTCACCATCAACATCCTGGACGTCAATGACAATTCACCTGTTATTGAAAGCCAGAGGGGCTATAACGTCAGCATAAGTGAG AATGTTGGAGGAGGAACGTCAGTCCTCCGTGTGATGGCTACTGACCGAGACATCGGTCCCAACGCCATGCTGTTTTACTACATAACCGCCGGAAACCAGGACCTGACCTTCCGCATGGACCgtgtgacaggagagatggtgACACGGCCGGCCCCCCCTGACCGAGAGCGCCAGCAAGAGTACCGACTCACCGTCACCGTAGAGGATGATGGGACGCCACCGCTGTCG accTCAACCACCATCTATGTCCACATTGTGGATGAGAACGACAACGCTCCCGAGTTTCCTGAGGAGGAGTACGTCACGGTGCTGAGTGAGGGACCAGACACAGTGGGTGCCACCATCGCCACGGTAACAGCCATCGACCCAGATGAGGGTTTGAACGGCACCTTGCGGTACGCTATCGCTCATGGCAACCTGATCCAGACCTTTCACATCAACAGCATCACG gggaGAATTACTGCTGTGAAGGAGCTGGACTATGAAATCAGCAATGGACACTACGCTCTGGTTGTCACAGCAACGGACCAGTGTCCCAAACCTGCTCTTCGCTTGACATCTAGCACGACA GTGCTGGTAAACGTCCTAGATGTGAACGATGTGACACCCACTTTCCCCCGAGCCTATGAGGGACCGTTTGAGGTTACTGAGGGCCAGCCAGGACCTCGGGTCTGGACGCTCAAAGCCAGCGATGAAGACTCTGGGCTCAACGGCAAAGTGGAGTACAGCATCACCGGTGGAGATCACCAGA aTGAGTTCATGGTTTCCCCAGTGGAGGGAGAGCTGCGGGTGAGGAAGGATGTGGAGCTGGACAGAGAGACCACGGCCTTCTACAACATCACCGTCACAGCCCGAGACCTGGGCACCCCATCTCGCAACAGCTCG gtggtggtgggggtccGTGTCCTAGACATCAATGACAACGACCCAGTCCTCCTGAACCTGCCTTACAACACCAGTGTGAGCGAGGGCGCCTCCATACACACCTCTGTGGCCAGAGTGAGAGCGAACGATGCGGACAGCGGACGCAACGCTCTGCTCACTTATAACATCACTGCCGGCAACCAGGACGGAGCCTTCTACATCAACgacaca ACAGGTGTGGTGCAGGTGAACAGACCGCTTGACAGAGAGCGAGTGGCGGAGTACAGGCTCACCATCACTGTCAAAGACAACCCCGAGAACCCCCGCATCGCTCGCAGG GATTCAGACCTCCTGGTGATAACCATTCTGGATGAGAATGACAACAGGCCTATATTCACCAGGACCAGCTACAGGGCTGAAATCACTGAGAACTCTGCAGCAG GCAGTACAGTAACAGTGCTGAATGGGCCTGTTCTGGCTGAGGATAAAGACATTGGCCCCAATGCGGTGGTGAAGTACCGCCTGCTGGGATCCAGGGTGGACCTCTTTACTGTGGACGCTGACACTG GTGTGATCCTGGTGCGTCAGGGGGCGAGGTTGGACCGCGAGGCATTTCAGGAGCCGCGGGTAGAGCTGTTTCTGGTCGGGGAGGACGTAGGAGGTTTAAACAGCAGTGTCCCTCTGACAGTTACCATCCtggaccagaacgacaaccctcCTGTCTTCAGCCCATCCAGTTTCAGTGTTCGACTCCCTGAGAACAGCCCCACTG GTGTGGTGGTGACTCAGCTGTCCGCCACTGACGCTGACTCCGGCTCCAACGGCTGGCTGATGTACCGGCTGGAGAGCGGCGCTCAGGACCGCTTCGTGGTGGACCCGCTCTCCGGTGCCGTCTTGGTGGGCAACACCACCCTCGACAGAGAAGAACGTGGGTCCTACCGCCTGGTCGTCGTGGCAACCGACCGCGGCACACCCCCCTTGTCGGGCACCGCCACCCTGACGGTAATCCTGGACGACGTAAACGACTCGCGGCCCCGTTTCATAGATCCTATAACCATGATAAGCGTCAACGAGTCCACGCCGCCTGGCGTGGTGGTGGCCACGCTGACCGCTGAGGACCCAGACCTGCATCCCCGCCTGGAGTACTACATCATCTCAGTGGAGGCAAAGGATGATGGGAACAACCCAGTGGATGGCCTGCAGGAGTCCTTTGGCATTGATTTACACACTG GTGCAGTGTTTGTCCGTAACCCACTGAACAGAGAGCTGGTAGCCACATTTGAGATCATTGTGTCCGTACATGACAATGCCAGTGAAGTTATTGACAAGTCAGGGAGCGTTCCCAACG CGAGACTCACCATCAACGTGCTGGATGTGAATGACAATGCGCCTCGTTTCCGGCCCTTTGGAGTGTCCAACTTCACAGAGAAGATTTTAGAGGGAGCTCAGCCGGGCACCACGCTgctgtcagtgtcagctgtAGACCCAGATAAAGGTCCCAACGGCCAGGTCATCTACCAGCTGCTCCACCTGCCCCGAGGGGAATACGTTAGACTGGAGGACCCTTCCATTG gcaAGATTGTGGCCAACAAGACAGTGGATTTTGAGCAGGTGCAGTGGCTGAATTTTACGATTCGGGCCCAAGACCACGGCTCCCCTCCCAGGATCGCTGAGCTGCCAGTTTATCTGCGCATCGTGGATGTCAATGACAACAACCCAGTTTTCCTACAACCATCATATCAG gagccTGTGTTTGAGAACGTGAACCTGGGCACCACCATAGTTCGGGTCAGTGCTACAGATGCTGATTCTGGCCTCTTTGCCGTCATTGAGTACAGCCTGGTCGACGGAGAGGGCAAGTTTGGCATCAAACCGTCCACT GGAGAGATCTACATCCTCTCCCCTctggacagagagacaaaggacCATTACACTCTAACTGCCATCGCCCGGGACAACCCTGGCGGCAGCCCCAGCAACAGACGAGAGAACTCTGTCCAG GTCCTGGTGACGGTTCTCGATATCAACGACTATCGGCCGCGGTTTACAGAGCGAGTGTTCAACACCAGCGTGTTTGAGAATGAGCCCAGTGGGACGTCTGTGATCACGGTGAAAGCTATTGACCTGGATGAAGGAGAGAACGGAGCGGTCCTCTACAGCATGTTGGGACCCCATTCAG ATGCCTTTTCCTTGGATCCAAACACAGGACTGGTGCGCTCTCGCCGTCTGCTCCAGTCTTCTGAACGCTTCAACCTGACTGTGGTGGCCACCGACCAGGGACGTCCTCCCCTGTGGGGCACTGCAGACCTGATCATCACGGTCATAGACGTCAATGACAACAGACCTGTGTTTGTCAGGCCAGCTAATGGAACTATCATCCATATCTCAGAG GAGCAGCCTCCAGGCCTTCCTGTGTATGAGGTGCACGCGACAGACTCTGATGAGGGCGTGAATGGAGAGGTCCGCTACGCCTTCCTGCAGACCGGAGCAGGTAACAGAGACTGGGAGAACTTCCACATCGACCCCATATCTGGAGTCATCACGACAACTGTGAAACTGGACCGAGAAAAACAGGCCCTCCACAGC CTTATCATCGTGGCCCGGGACATGGGCCAGCCAGTGCCTTACGAGACCACACAGCCTCTGCAGGTTGCACTGTTGGACATTGACGACAATGAACCTGTCTTCCTTAAACCACCG CGTGGCAGTTTGCCTTACCAGAAGTTGACAGTGCCTGAGCACTCCCCTCCAGGAACTGTGGTGGGGAACATAACCAGAGCTGTGGACGCCGACGAAGGCGCCAACGCCATCGTTTACTACTTTATTGCAG GGGGAAACAGCGATGGAAACTTTGGCTTGAGTCTGGATGGAGAGCTGAAGTTGAATAAGGATCTGGACCGGGAGGAGATCCCCGTCTACTCCATCATCATCAAGGCTTCCAGCAACAGGAGCTGGACTCCTCCCAGGGGTCAGAGGGCGGCACGGGCCAAAGCCCTGGACCCTGCCCGTGACCCCAGCCTGCTGGAAGTCCGCATCGAACTAGAGGACATCAATGACCAGAAACCACGCTTCACTAAGGCAGAGTACACCGCAG GAGTTGCAGCGAATGCCAAAGTGGGCTCAGAGTTGATCAAGGTTGTGGCTATAGACAATGACATTGGCAACAACAGTGTGGTGCAGTACCACATCGTCACGATCCGCTACTTTCAGTCACAGAGCAACGGCAGCGAGGATGTTGGCAGCATCTTCACCATCG GTTTGGCAGACGGTATGATCAGAACCTACGACCTCTTCACCGCCTACAATCCAGGCTACTTTCAGCTGGAGATTTTGGCGTGCGATTTCGCCGGACACAGCACCACCACCAACGTCAATATCTACATTCTCCGGGACGACCAGAGGGTCAAGATAGTCTTCAACGAGATCCCCGATTTGGTCCGGGAAAACCAGGAAGACTTTCTCAACTTGCTGTCCAACATCACCGGAGCCATTGTCAACTTAGACGACATACAG TTCCATGTGGATAAGAAGGGCAGGGTGAATTATGCACAGACTGACATGCTGATCCATGTTGTCAACAATCAGACCAACACCATCCAGGATGTTGAAAG GGTGATCCAGATGATCGATGAGAACAAGGAGCAGCTGAGAAACCTGTTCAGGAAATACAACGTCGTGGACGTTCAGCCCGCCGTCGGTGACAAACTGCCCGATGACATCTCCACgctacag ctGGTCATCATAATCctggctgtgctgctgtgcttGGCAGGAATTTTGTTTGTCACAATGAACTGGCACTATCGTAGACT ACACCAGAGGAAGCTGAAAGCGATCGTTGCAGGATCAACAG GAAACCAGGGTCTGATGGATATCCTGGACATGCCCAACACTAACAAGTACTCATTTGAGGG GGCTAATCCGGTGTGGCTGGACCCGTTCTGTCGTAACCTGGAGCTGGCCGCTCAGGCTGACCACGAGGACGACCTGCCTGAGAACCTGAGTGAGATAACGGACCTGTGGAACAGCCCTGCACGCACTCAC GGTACATTTGGCCGAGAGCCTCAAGCGAAGCCAGAGGACGATCGTTACCTGAGAGCAGCCATTCAGGAGTACGACAACATCGCTAAACTGGGCCAGATCATGAGGGAGGGGCCGATCAAG CTGATCCAGAGTGACCTGGACGACGACGAGGACGAGCACCTGGGCATGGGCGGAGGTCGCGGCACTCTGCGCTTCAAGCACAAGCTTCCTGTAGAGTTGAAGGGTCCCGAGGGTGTGCACGTGGTCCACGGCAGCACGGGCAccctcctgacctctgacctcaacAGTCTGCCAGAGGACGACCAGCGGGCCCTGGCACGTTCTCTGGAGGCGCTGAACGCCGACGGGGGGCTGTATTGTGAGCGCAACGCCCGCACAGAGTCGGCCAAGTCCACCCCGATGCACCGTCACAAGGACGGGGACACCCTGTCGGAGAGTCCCCTGGAGATCACAGAGTTATGA